A window of Brachybacterium fresconis contains these coding sequences:
- a CDS encoding carbohydrate ABC transporter permease, with amino-acid sequence MSTTTTTPSAPGSDVPASADAPRPATPLRSRRRRTDPIYHLFLFPALILFSLAITLPAVLGFLYSFTNSIGFGDWEVIGLRNYIAMFRDQGILGSYAFTLGFSLVTVIVVNVLAFTLAVGLTSKIRFTAVLRTIYVIPMVISGIVIAFVFQYLFANTVPSMGQAVGSDALSTSILANPDWAWLSIVIVTAWQTIPGTMLIYIAGLVTIPTEVYEAGSIDGASAWQNLRHITLPLVSGFIVINTILSFKNYLNAYDIIVGLTDGGPGVATRSVAMSIFRGFEGGDYAYQMANAMIFFLISIAIAVLQLRVTKGRTAFGS; translated from the coding sequence ATGTCGACGACGACAACGACCCCGTCCGCCCCCGGATCCGACGTTCCGGCCTCGGCCGACGCGCCGCGCCCCGCCACGCCGCTGCGTTCCCGCCGGCGGCGCACGGATCCGATCTACCACCTCTTCCTCTTCCCCGCCCTGATCCTCTTCTCCCTGGCGATCACGCTGCCGGCGGTGCTGGGCTTCCTGTACAGCTTCACCAACTCCATCGGGTTCGGGGACTGGGAGGTGATCGGCCTGCGCAACTACATCGCGATGTTCCGCGACCAGGGCATCCTCGGCTCCTACGCCTTCACCCTCGGCTTCTCGCTGGTCACCGTGATCGTGGTGAACGTCCTCGCCTTCACCCTCGCCGTGGGCCTGACCTCGAAGATCCGCTTCACCGCCGTGCTGCGGACGATCTACGTGATCCCGATGGTCATCTCCGGGATCGTCATCGCCTTCGTGTTCCAGTACCTGTTCGCCAACACGGTGCCCTCGATGGGGCAGGCCGTCGGCTCCGATGCGCTGTCCACCTCGATCCTGGCGAATCCGGACTGGGCGTGGCTGTCGATCGTGATCGTCACCGCCTGGCAGACCATCCCCGGCACGATGCTGATCTACATCGCGGGCCTGGTCACCATCCCCACCGAGGTCTACGAGGCCGGCTCCATCGACGGCGCCTCCGCCTGGCAGAACCTGCGCCACATCACGCTGCCGCTGGTCTCCGGCTTCATCGTCATCAACACGATCCTCAGCTTCAAGAACTACCTCAACGCCTACGACATCATCGTGGGCCTGACCGACGGCGGCCCGGGCGTGGCCACCCGCTCCGTGGCGATGTCGATCTTCCGCGGCTTCGAAGGCGGCGACTACGCGTACCAGATGGCCAACGCGATGATCTTCTTCCTCATCTCGATCGCCATCGCCGTGCTCCAGCTCCGCGTGACCAAGGGAAGGACGGCCTTCGGATCATGA
- a CDS encoding PQQ-dependent sugar dehydrogenase, which yields MITRRHITALGGTLAAATFLGACGEPFTDPSADESPQTSSDQMLTSVVTTGLQAPWSIAFSGETALVSERDSARILEIAADGATREVGVIDGVEPGGEGGLLGLAVHGGQLFTYLTAADGNRIERRELTGSPGRLGLGDARTVLEGIPSARIHNGGRLAIGPDDMLYATTGDAGDRSSAQDIESLGGKILRMAPDGTAPADNPFPDSLVYSYGHRNCQGIAWAEDGTMYASEFGQDTWDELNLIEAGGNYGWPDVEGIAEQEGYRDPLQQWEPAEASPSGIAITGGSLYLANLRGRRLRVVPLTDPSTATELLVGEYGRLRDVVLAPDGALWVLTNTTDGRGDPAEEGDRILRVAIG from the coding sequence GTGATCACCCGACGACACATCACCGCACTCGGTGGGACGCTCGCTGCCGCGACGTTCCTGGGCGCCTGCGGCGAACCGTTCACGGATCCGTCGGCCGATGAGAGCCCGCAGACATCGAGCGACCAGATGCTCACCAGCGTGGTCACCACCGGGCTCCAGGCGCCCTGGTCGATCGCCTTTTCCGGCGAGACCGCCCTGGTCAGCGAGCGCGACTCCGCCCGCATCCTCGAGATCGCGGCCGACGGCGCCACCCGCGAGGTGGGCGTGATCGACGGCGTCGAGCCCGGGGGAGAGGGCGGCCTGCTCGGCCTGGCCGTCCACGGCGGTCAGCTGTTCACGTATCTCACGGCTGCCGACGGCAATCGGATCGAGCGCCGGGAGCTGACCGGATCCCCCGGGCGCCTCGGACTCGGCGACGCCCGGACCGTGCTCGAGGGCATCCCGTCGGCCCGGATCCACAACGGGGGCCGCCTCGCGATCGGACCGGACGACATGCTGTACGCGACCACCGGTGACGCCGGGGACCGCAGCAGCGCCCAGGACATCGAGTCCCTCGGCGGGAAGATCCTGCGGATGGCGCCCGACGGGACGGCACCGGCCGACAACCCCTTCCCCGATTCGCTCGTGTACAGCTACGGCCATCGCAACTGCCAGGGGATCGCCTGGGCCGAGGACGGCACGATGTACGCCAGCGAGTTCGGGCAGGACACCTGGGACGAGCTGAACCTCATCGAGGCCGGCGGCAACTACGGCTGGCCGGACGTCGAAGGCATCGCCGAGCAGGAGGGCTACCGCGATCCTCTGCAGCAGTGGGAGCCGGCCGAGGCCAGCCCCAGCGGCATCGCGATCACCGGCGGGTCTCTCTACCTCGCGAACCTCCGCGGCCGACGTCTGCGTGTGGTGCCGCTGACGGACCCGTCCACCGCCACGGAGCTGCTGGTCGGGGAGTACGGACGGCTGCGCGACGTGGTCCTCGCACCCGACGGGGCGCTGTGGGTGCTGACCAACACCACCGACGGTCGGGGCGACCCGGCGGAGGAGGGGGACCGGATTCTGCGGGTCGCGATCGGCTGA
- a CDS encoding ROK family protein, which translates to MSTLQDPGASSPQLLRRANRQALLQYALRTGTFSAADAMTTTGLTRATVLGVCADLHGAGWLAEVEPDGDGTRRGRPARRYELRADAGLLIGVDAGEHTLAARAVDLRGRELASEVETVEIGVDDPGAADARREQVRGLLERLRARSGAGSAHPLLTVVGVPAPVGPDGLSPHGEAGYWPVMNPDLGGALNGEVLTDNDANLAVTAEHALRGGEHLATLLMGERFGAGLIIDGRLLHGALGGAGEMRFLDDVLVDSRGADGVAALARRWTTTALEAGARSPALEAIPADRLTAVDVFDAARAGDAVAQRVLERIGERIARIAGILASLLGVETVVVAGAIAGAIGPVLVHAREALPQVSSAPYPQLVASELGGDVVVRGAVETALRQLRENPLEVLGSHG; encoded by the coding sequence GTGTCAACGCTTCAGGATCCGGGGGCGAGCTCCCCGCAGCTCCTGCGGCGCGCCAATCGGCAGGCGCTGCTGCAGTACGCCCTGCGCACGGGCACCTTCTCCGCAGCCGACGCGATGACGACGACGGGTCTGACCCGGGCGACGGTGCTCGGGGTGTGCGCGGATCTGCACGGCGCGGGCTGGCTCGCCGAAGTAGAACCCGATGGTGACGGGACGCGGCGGGGCAGGCCTGCCCGGCGCTACGAACTGCGCGCTGACGCCGGTCTGCTGATCGGCGTCGATGCCGGCGAGCACACCCTCGCCGCGCGCGCCGTCGATCTGCGCGGCCGCGAGCTGGCCTCCGAGGTCGAGACGGTCGAGATCGGTGTCGACGATCCCGGTGCCGCCGACGCACGCCGGGAACAGGTCCGTGGCCTGCTCGAGCGGCTGCGCGCTCGGTCCGGGGCGGGAAGCGCCCACCCTCTGCTGACCGTCGTCGGCGTTCCTGCCCCCGTCGGCCCCGACGGGCTCTCCCCGCACGGGGAGGCCGGCTACTGGCCCGTCATGAATCCGGACCTCGGCGGCGCCCTGAACGGCGAGGTGCTCACCGACAACGACGCCAATCTCGCCGTGACCGCCGAGCACGCTCTCCGCGGCGGCGAGCACCTGGCCACGCTGCTGATGGGGGAGCGCTTCGGGGCCGGCCTCATCATCGACGGCCGCCTCCTGCACGGGGCCCTCGGGGGCGCCGGCGAGATGCGCTTCCTCGACGACGTACTGGTCGACTCCCGCGGAGCGGACGGCGTGGCCGCGCTCGCCCGGCGCTGGACCACCACGGCGTTGGAGGCGGGGGCGCGCTCACCGGCCCTGGAGGCGATTCCCGCCGACCGCCTCACCGCCGTGGACGTGTTCGACGCAGCGCGCGCCGGTGATGCCGTGGCGCAGAGGGTGCTGGAGCGTATCGGTGAGCGCATCGCGCGGATCGCCGGGATCTTGGCCAGTCTGCTCGGCGTCGAGACGGTGGTCGTGGCCGGTGCGATCGCCGGGGCGATCGGTCCCGTGCTCGTGCACGCTCGCGAAGCCCTGCCGCAGGTCAGCTCGGCGCCCTACCCCCAGCTGGTGGCCAGTGAGCTCGGAGGGGACGTGGTGGTGCGCGGCGCCGTCGAGACCGCGCTGCGGCAGCTGCGGGAGAACCCGCTGGAGGTGCTCGGGTCGCACGGGTGA
- a CDS encoding carbohydrate ABC transporter permease, translating into MTTTTSAQTTPSGPETSATTAAPRRRRRRIGRGRVNWPATILLAVGSLTVLVPLFVTVNMSLKSTSQAVQGNAFALPDPLTLESFVAAWNLTNFPRGFAISVFITVVAVVGEILISSMAAYAIVRNWDRRLYRWSFYYLLAAMFIPFPVVALPQIKLTGMLGLDNPLGVAILHIAFALAFNTLLLTAFLRTIPVELEESMRIDGAGTWRVFWRLILPLLAPMCATVGIFAFIQSWNDFMMPSLIISDPTLQTIPVLQNMFQTQFSNSYNVAFSSYLMAMAPAVIVFLVAQRWVMSGLTQGAVK; encoded by the coding sequence ATGACCACGACCACCTCTGCCCAGACCACCCCCTCCGGCCCCGAGACCTCGGCCACGACGGCCGCTCCCCGGCGCCGCCGCCGACGGATCGGTCGCGGGCGCGTCAACTGGCCGGCGACGATCCTGCTGGCGGTCGGCTCCCTGACCGTGCTGGTGCCCCTGTTCGTCACCGTGAACATGTCGCTGAAATCCACCTCTCAGGCGGTCCAGGGCAATGCCTTCGCCCTGCCCGACCCGCTGACCCTGGAGAGCTTCGTCGCGGCGTGGAACCTGACGAACTTCCCGCGCGGCTTCGCGATCTCCGTGTTCATCACCGTGGTCGCGGTGGTCGGCGAGATCCTGATCTCCTCGATGGCGGCCTACGCGATCGTGCGCAACTGGGACCGGCGCCTGTACCGCTGGTCGTTCTACTACCTGCTGGCGGCCATGTTCATCCCGTTCCCGGTGGTGGCGCTGCCGCAGATCAAGCTCACCGGCATGCTGGGCCTGGACAATCCGCTCGGCGTGGCGATCCTGCACATCGCCTTCGCGCTCGCGTTCAACACGTTGCTCCTGACCGCGTTCCTGCGCACCATCCCGGTGGAGCTGGAGGAGTCCATGCGGATCGACGGCGCGGGCACCTGGCGGGTGTTCTGGCGGCTGATCCTGCCGCTGCTGGCGCCGATGTGCGCCACCGTCGGCATCTTCGCCTTCATCCAGTCCTGGAACGACTTCATGATGCCGTCGCTGATCATCTCCGACCCCACCCTGCAGACCATCCCCGTGCTGCAGAACATGTTCCAGACCCAGTTCTCCAACAGCTACAACGTGGCCTTCTCCTCGTACCTGATGGCCATGGCGCCGGCGGTGATCGTCTTCCTGGTCGCCCAGCGCTGGGTCATGTCCGGACTCACTCAGGGCGCCGTCAAGTGA
- a CDS encoding glycoside hydrolase family 13 protein: MTESATTLAPLAETTDWWRQAAVYQIYPRSFADGNGDGIGDLRGIISRVPYLLQLGIEAVWLSPFYPSALADGGYDVDDFRDVDPKIGTLEQFDEMVAALHGVGIKLIVDIVPNHSSDRHAWFREALESPKGSNARARYIFRDGKGERGELPPADWTSIFGGPAWTQVPDGQWYLHSFATEQPDFDWKHPEVREDFLRTLRFWSDRGVDGFRVDVAHGLAKDLGDVLPSKAELKAMPKADGTHPLWDRDEVHEIYAEWRAVFDEYTPARTAVAEAWVETPERRAKYASPTGLGQAFNFDLMDADFDATHFRDIVTDNLAQSAVTGSSTTWVFSNHDGVRHATRYGLAPRAGRPGKQGADWVLAGGPADEIAAELGLRRARAATLFELALPGSAYLYQGEELGLHEVAEIPDERRQDPAFWRTTPETRGHDGLGRDGCRVPLPWTRTGSSFGFGTGGAHLPQPAWFADSSVEAEDGVAGSTLELYREALRLRRELQGAETLTWDEELSGGDVLAFTRPGGWLSITNFGDEPVALPDGELLVMSGDPVDDADGTALLPGATTAWLRRGEA, from the coding sequence GTGACCGAATCCGCGACCACCCTCGCTCCCCTGGCAGAGACGACCGACTGGTGGCGTCAGGCCGCCGTCTACCAGATCTATCCGCGCTCCTTCGCCGACGGCAACGGCGACGGCATCGGCGATCTGCGCGGCATCATCTCCCGCGTCCCCTACCTGCTGCAGCTGGGGATCGAGGCCGTGTGGCTGAGCCCGTTCTACCCCTCGGCCCTGGCCGACGGCGGCTACGACGTCGACGATTTCCGGGATGTCGATCCGAAGATCGGCACCCTGGAGCAGTTCGACGAGATGGTCGCCGCCCTGCACGGGGTCGGCATCAAGCTGATCGTCGACATCGTCCCCAACCACTCCTCGGACCGCCACGCGTGGTTCCGCGAGGCGCTGGAGTCCCCGAAGGGCTCGAATGCCCGGGCGCGGTACATCTTCCGCGACGGGAAGGGCGAGCGCGGCGAGCTGCCGCCGGCGGACTGGACCTCGATCTTCGGCGGTCCGGCCTGGACGCAGGTGCCCGACGGGCAGTGGTACCTGCACTCCTTCGCCACCGAGCAGCCGGACTTCGACTGGAAGCATCCCGAGGTGCGCGAGGACTTCCTGCGCACGCTGCGCTTCTGGTCCGATCGAGGGGTCGACGGCTTCCGGGTCGACGTCGCCCACGGACTGGCGAAGGATCTCGGTGACGTGCTGCCCAGCAAGGCGGAACTGAAGGCGATGCCGAAGGCGGACGGCACCCACCCGCTGTGGGACCGCGACGAGGTCCACGAGATCTACGCCGAGTGGCGCGCCGTGTTCGACGAGTACACCCCGGCGCGCACCGCCGTCGCGGAGGCCTGGGTGGAGACCCCGGAGCGGCGCGCGAAGTATGCCAGCCCGACGGGCCTCGGCCAGGCGTTCAACTTCGACCTCATGGACGCCGACTTCGACGCGACGCACTTCCGCGACATCGTCACCGACAACCTCGCGCAGTCCGCCGTCACGGGATCCTCGACCACCTGGGTGTTCTCCAATCACGACGGGGTCCGCCACGCCACCCGGTACGGGCTGGCCCCGCGGGCGGGTCGGCCCGGCAAGCAGGGCGCCGACTGGGTGCTCGCCGGTGGGCCGGCCGACGAGATCGCCGCGGAGCTGGGGCTGCGCCGGGCACGGGCCGCGACCCTGTTCGAGCTGGCCCTGCCCGGCAGCGCCTACCTGTACCAGGGCGAGGAGCTGGGGCTGCACGAGGTCGCCGAGATTCCTGACGAGCGGCGGCAGGACCCCGCCTTCTGGCGCACCACCCCGGAGACGCGAGGCCACGATGGCCTGGGCCGCGACGGGTGCCGCGTGCCGCTGCCCTGGACCCGGACGGGCTCCTCCTTCGGCTTCGGCACCGGTGGGGCGCACCTGCCGCAGCCGGCCTGGTTCGCCGACTCCTCGGTCGAGGCCGAGGACGGCGTGGCCGGTTCGACCCTGGAGCTGTACCGCGAGGCGCTGCGGCTGCGCCGCGAGCTGCAGGGCGCGGAGACGCTGACCTGGGACGAGGAGCTCAGCGGCGGGGACGTGCTCGCCTTCACCCGGCCCGGCGGCTGGCTGAGCATCACCAACTTCGGCGATGAGCCGGTCGCGCTGCCCGACGGCGAGCTGCTGGTGATGAGCGGGGATCCGGTGGACGACGCCGACGGGACGGCGCTGCTGCCCGGTGCGACGACGGCCTGGTTGCGGCGCGGCGAGGCCTGA
- a CDS encoding ABC transporter substrate-binding protein codes for MSSSTNSTTSSGSTTSSTPLSRRSLLGGAGVTAAALALPACTATSGASQLTFYQSKPEAIPYFGQLAKDFSSESSQYSVQHDIATNLSASFVRNNPPDLGCLNYNLEMGRFMARGALSDLADLPAAGRIRDNVAELVDWYATYEGRTSVIPYSVTAASVIYNRRIFEQHGLEVPTTWDEFLAVCETLSSSGVTPIYGTFLDPWTIEQGLFDYTVGGMIDVRSFYEQMNALGADVGPDSEVSFQATMLEPVRRMLELLPYVNDDASGRSYGDGNTAIAQEKAAMYFQGPWAFGEIAKAGTDVDLGTFPLPVTDDPADLRVRVNIDLSLWIPEAANEHDGARQFLEFLMQPEVQNPYNAEFLAFGTTTDAPAVSDPRIVEMQQYFDDGRFYMGPSQFIPNSIPAQNYIQSIAGGSDPEPILARMDADWARLAFRQ; via the coding sequence TTGTCCTCCTCGACCAACTCGACCACCTCATCCGGCTCGACCACGTCATCCACTCCCCTGTCCCGACGTTCCCTGCTGGGCGGCGCCGGCGTGACGGCGGCCGCCCTGGCCCTGCCCGCCTGCACCGCCACCAGCGGTGCCTCCCAGCTGACGTTCTACCAGTCCAAGCCCGAGGCGATCCCCTACTTCGGGCAGCTGGCCAAGGACTTCTCCTCTGAATCATCGCAGTACAGCGTCCAGCACGACATCGCCACGAACCTCTCGGCGAGCTTCGTGCGCAACAATCCGCCGGATCTGGGCTGTCTGAACTACAACCTGGAGATGGGCCGGTTCATGGCGCGCGGCGCCCTGTCGGACCTCGCTGATCTGCCCGCCGCCGGGCGGATCCGGGACAACGTCGCGGAGCTGGTGGACTGGTACGCGACCTACGAGGGCCGCACCAGCGTGATCCCCTACTCCGTCACCGCCGCGTCGGTCATCTACAACCGACGCATCTTCGAGCAGCACGGGCTCGAGGTCCCCACCACCTGGGACGAGTTCCTCGCCGTGTGCGAGACGCTGAGCTCGAGCGGCGTCACGCCGATCTACGGCACCTTCCTGGACCCGTGGACCATCGAGCAGGGCCTGTTCGACTACACCGTCGGTGGCATGATCGACGTGCGCTCCTTCTACGAGCAGATGAACGCGCTCGGCGCGGACGTCGGCCCCGATTCCGAGGTGTCCTTCCAGGCCACGATGCTCGAGCCCGTCCGCCGCATGCTCGAGCTGCTGCCCTACGTCAATGACGACGCCTCGGGCCGCAGCTACGGCGACGGCAACACCGCCATCGCGCAGGAGAAGGCCGCGATGTACTTCCAGGGCCCGTGGGCGTTCGGGGAGATCGCCAAGGCCGGGACCGACGTCGACCTGGGCACCTTCCCGCTGCCGGTGACCGACGACCCCGCCGACCTGCGGGTGCGGGTGAACATCGACCTGTCCCTGTGGATCCCCGAGGCCGCGAACGAGCACGACGGGGCGCGCCAGTTCCTGGAGTTCCTCATGCAGCCGGAGGTGCAGAACCCGTACAACGCGGAGTTCCTCGCCTTCGGCACCACCACCGACGCGCCGGCGGTGTCCGACCCCCGGATCGTCGAGATGCAGCAGTACTTCGACGACGGCCGCTTCTACATGGGCCCGTCCCAGTTCATCCCCAACTCGATCCCGGCGCAGAACTACATCCAGTCGATCGCCGGCGGCAGCGACCCCGAGCCGATCCTGGCGCGCATGGACGCCGACTGGGCGCGACTCGCCTTCCGGCAGTGA